A window from Manis javanica isolate MJ-LG chromosome 10, MJ_LKY, whole genome shotgun sequence encodes these proteins:
- the LOC108402967 gene encoding LOW QUALITY PROTEIN: keratin, type II cytoskeletal 72-like (The sequence of the model RefSeq protein was modified relative to this genomic sequence to represent the inferred CDS: inserted 3 bases in 2 codons; substituted 1 base at 1 genomic stop codon), whose translation MQQDPKSKGREDGKPSHLRPSWPRSPPSSSRQLHHYPGGELLGFRGCSAIILGRVSSSSASFWAGVKGMAAFKSRSPFSRWGGCRLFLSAAEQAGVYALGHYTGSGGGRLGSCMGPVFSSSRLGPACRSVCQPSGIPQVTISKSLLAPLNVGLDPEIQKVCSQEWEQIKALKNKFASFINKVWFLVLETKWTLLQQLDLNNGRKNXIYEGYISDLQKQLEAQTGDRLRLDSELRSMHDLVEDKKQYEVEINRHTVVENEFVVLKKAVDAAYMNKIELQAKVDSLTDEIRFFKCLYEGEIAQIQCHISDTSVILSLDNNWDMDLDSIIAEVCTQQEDIFQRSKAKAEVLCQTKVQELPVTAGQHGDDFTLTXAEISELNWLIQRIHSEIGNMKKQCTNLEAAIADAEQXGNCALRDAWAKLDELEAALHQAKEELAWILREYQELMNVKLALDMEIATYHKLLEGEECRMSGEYPNSVSISVISNAGAGARAAGFSVGFGASSGCSYKPAEDVTTKGSCGSDFKDPLAKTWGTAV comes from the exons ATGCAACAGGACCCAAAGAGCAA GGGCAGGGAGGACGGGAAGCCCAGCCACCTGCGCCCCTCTTGGCCTCGCAGTCCTCCGAGCTCCAGCCGCCAGCTGCACCACTACCCCGGTGGGGAGCTCCTGGGCTTCAGGGGCTGCTCGGCCATCATCTTGGGCCGGGTCAGCAGCAGCTCTGCCTCATTCTGGGCCGGCGTCAAGGGCATGGCAGCCTTCAAGAGCAGGAGCCCCTTCAGCCGCTGGGGTGGCTGTCGTCTGTTCCTGAGCGCAGCCGAGCAGGCCGGGGTCTACGCGCTGGGCCACTATACAGGCTCTGGCGGTGGCCGCTTGGGTAGCTGCATGGGCCCCGTTTTCAGCAGCTCTCGGCTGGGGCCTGCGTGTCGGTCTGTGTGTCAGCCCAGTGGCATCCCTCAGGTCACCATCAGCAAGAGCCTCCTGGCCCCCCTCAATGTGGGGCTGGACCCTGAGATCCAGAAGGTGTGTTCCCAGGAGTGGGAGCAGATCAAGGCTCTGAAAAACAAGTTCGCCTCCTTCATCAACAAG GTGTGGTTCCTGGTGCTGGAGACCAAGTGGACTCTGCTGCAGCAGCTGGACCTAAACAATGGCAGGAAGAA CATTTACGAGGGCTACATCAGTGACCTGCAGAAGCAGCTGGAGGCACAGACAGGAGACAGGCTGAGGCTGGACTCGGAGCTGAGGAGCATGCATGATCTGGTAGAGGACAAGAAGCA GTATGAGGTGGAGATTAACAGACACACAGTTGTTGAGAATGAATTTGTGGTGCTCAAGAAG GCTGTGGATGCTGCCTACATGAACAAGATTGAGCTCCAGGCCAAGGTGGACTCCTTGACAGATGAGATCAGATTCTTCAAATGCCTCTATGAAGGG GAGATCGCTCAGATCCAGTGCCACATCAGTGACACATCTGTCATCTTGTCCTTGGACAACAACTGGGACATGGACCTGGACAGCATCATTGCGGAGGTCTGCACCCAGCAGGAGGACATCTTCCAGAGAAGCAAGGCCAAGGCCGAGGTGCTGTGCCAGACCAAG GTCCAGGAGCTACCAGTCACAGCTGGCCAGCATGGCGATGACTTCACACTCA CGGCTGAGATCTCAGAGCTCAACTGGCTGATCCAGAGGATCCATTCAGAGATAGGGAACATGAAGAAG CAGTGCACCAACCTGGAGGCAGCCATTGCTGATGCTGAGCAGTGAGGCAACTGTGCCCTGAGGGATGCCTGGGCCAAGCTGGACGAGCTAGAGGCTGCCCTGCACCAGGCCAAGGAGGAGCTGGCCTGGATTCTGCGTGAGTACCAGGAGCTTATGAACGTCAAGCTGGCCCTGGACATGGAGATCGCCACCTACCACAAGCTGCTGGAGGGCGAGGAGTGCCG GATGTCTGGTGAATATCCCAACTCCGTAAGCATCT CCGTCATCAGCAACGCCGGTGCGGGGGCAAGGGCAGCTGGCTTCAGTGTGGGCTTTGGTGCCTCAAGTGGTTGCAGCTACAAACCTGCAGAGGATGTCACCACCAAAGGCAGCTGTGGCAGCGACTTCAAGGATCCCCTTGCCAAAACCTGGGGCACAGCAGTGTGA